A stretch of the Mesorhizobium sp. Pch-S genome encodes the following:
- a CDS encoding ABC transporter ATP-binding protein: MLSVEAVSKTFGGVQALRQASLSCATGEILGLIGPNGAGKSTLVNAISGVLRPDAGSVRLADRDLTGRGPEECARAGIARTFQNIRLFKELTVRQNVEVAHITCRDIRPEAASRIDIDKLLEQYELDAAADTPAGTLSYGSQRRLEIARALALGPSLLLLDEPAAGLNESESETLAEAIEAIRRDFGCAIIVIDHDLRFINRLCDRLCVMDQGQVIASGDTAQVWRDPRVIEVYVGQAQPS; the protein is encoded by the coding sequence ATGTTGTCGGTGGAGGCAGTCAGCAAGACATTCGGCGGCGTGCAGGCGTTGCGCCAGGCCTCGCTGTCTTGCGCCACGGGCGAAATCCTCGGCCTGATCGGCCCCAATGGCGCCGGCAAGTCCACGCTCGTCAATGCGATTTCCGGCGTGCTGCGGCCCGATGCCGGCAGCGTCAGGCTGGCGGATCGCGATCTGACCGGACGAGGGCCCGAAGAATGCGCCCGCGCCGGCATCGCCCGCACTTTCCAGAACATCCGGCTGTTCAAGGAACTGACCGTCCGCCAGAACGTCGAGGTCGCGCATATCACCTGCCGCGATATTCGCCCCGAGGCTGCCAGCCGCATCGACATCGACAAGCTGCTTGAACAGTACGAACTCGATGCGGCAGCAGACACGCCCGCCGGAACGCTCTCCTACGGCAGCCAGAGACGGCTGGAAATCGCACGCGCGCTTGCGCTCGGCCCTTCGCTGCTGCTGCTCGACGAGCCGGCCGCCGGCCTCAACGAAAGCGAATCCGAGACGCTGGCCGAGGCGATCGAAGCCATCCGCCGTGATTTCGGCTGCGCCATCATCGTCATCGACCATGACCTGCGCTTCATCAACCGGCTTTGCGATCGGCTCTGCGTCATGGACCAGGGCCAGGTCATCGCCTCGGGCGACACGGCACAGGTCTGGCGCGATCCGCGCGTCATCGAGGTCTATGTCGGCCAGGCACAGCCGTCGTGA
- a CDS encoding ABC transporter substrate-binding protein gives MDKLTLGAAVLTAGLLQAAHAGASELKIGLAVAMTGTYAPYSEAEGARCMADKLNKAAGTSDPKIELMIEDNRSDPQLSVSLGQKFLDAGAQVITGVPFPDALIPTAQIAEPYGATVFSAPNTQLEMQQAGLDNFIAGAVPDPINAAATANALYGKGARTVALLVSPDAGSYSEKLPGWFGEVFEHLGGKVVSKLNYSWGTTDWSPQIASIKALPQKPDAIHICAVLPDVGILIRQLRANGYDGWVAGCDAFDDKSLEGTVGDVAALEKVMFTTHGATSIDGPIDHFLAQCKADGYKVNGIFDALGADMVQVTYGAAKKAGTTEAAPLREAIRAPGGYPGTTAPTISFAEKKGYPVKAVPVMGFANGKRVLITDTPPTYVPALK, from the coding sequence ATGGATAAACTGACTTTGGGAGCCGCCGTGCTGACGGCCGGGCTGCTGCAGGCAGCCCATGCCGGCGCGAGCGAGCTCAAGATCGGCCTGGCCGTCGCTATGACGGGCACCTATGCGCCCTACAGCGAAGCGGAAGGCGCGCGCTGCATGGCCGACAAGCTGAACAAGGCTGCGGGCACGAGCGACCCGAAGATTGAACTGATGATCGAGGACAACCGCTCCGATCCGCAGCTCTCCGTTTCGCTTGGCCAGAAGTTCCTCGACGCCGGCGCCCAGGTCATCACCGGCGTTCCTTTCCCGGATGCGCTGATCCCGACCGCCCAGATCGCGGAACCCTATGGGGCGACCGTCTTTTCCGCGCCCAACACCCAGCTCGAAATGCAGCAGGCCGGCCTCGACAATTTCATCGCCGGCGCCGTGCCCGACCCGATCAACGCCGCGGCGACTGCCAATGCATTGTACGGCAAGGGTGCGCGGACGGTGGCGCTGCTGGTTTCGCCCGATGCCGGTTCCTATTCGGAAAAACTGCCAGGATGGTTCGGCGAGGTGTTCGAACATCTCGGCGGCAAGGTCGTCTCCAAGCTCAACTACTCCTGGGGCACCACCGACTGGTCGCCGCAGATCGCCTCGATCAAGGCGCTGCCGCAGAAGCCGGACGCCATCCACATCTGCGCCGTGCTGCCGGATGTCGGCATCCTGATCCGGCAGCTGCGTGCCAACGGTTATGATGGCTGGGTCGCCGGTTGCGATGCCTTCGACGACAAATCGCTTGAGGGAACAGTCGGCGATGTCGCAGCGCTTGAGAAGGTGATGTTCACCACCCATGGCGCCACCAGCATCGACGGGCCGATCGATCACTTCCTCGCCCAGTGCAAGGCTGACGGCTACAAGGTGAACGGCATCTTCGATGCGCTCGGCGCCGACATGGTGCAGGTGACCTATGGGGCCGCGAAGAAGGCAGGAACAACGGAAGCGGCACCGCTACGCGAAGCGATCCGCGCTCCCGGCGGGTATCCCGGCACCACGGCGCCGACGATCTCCTTCGCCGAAAAGAAGGGCTATCCTGTCAAGGCCGTCCCGGTCATGGGGTTCGCCAATGGCAAGCGCGTGCTGATCACCGATACGCCGCCGACCTACGTCCCGGCGCTCAAGTAA
- a CDS encoding ABC transporter ATP-binding protein, with translation MLTVEKLSVRYGAVAAVRELSLEIGQGELVALLGPNGAGKSSTINALTGLVTPTAGRIVFDGKDISRLRTEDRIRGGLTSTPEGRHIFANLTVGENLRLGAATRRDPKGVRADIDRFLALFPVLGERYAQAAGTLSGGEQQMLAISRSLMSRPKLLLLDEPSLGLAPRIVAQIFDFIGQLKAEGLTLLVVEQNATQALRFADRVYVVSSGALRYDGPPARLADEHGLLNLYLGG, from the coding sequence GTGCTGACGGTCGAGAAGCTATCGGTCCGCTATGGTGCGGTCGCGGCGGTGCGCGAGCTGTCGCTCGAGATCGGGCAGGGCGAACTCGTCGCCCTGCTCGGTCCGAACGGCGCCGGCAAAAGCTCGACGATCAATGCGCTGACCGGGCTGGTCACCCCGACGGCGGGACGAATCGTCTTCGACGGCAAGGACATTTCGCGCCTGCGCACCGAAGACCGGATCCGGGGCGGTCTTACGTCGACGCCGGAAGGCAGGCACATCTTCGCCAACCTCACCGTCGGCGAAAACCTGCGGCTCGGCGCGGCGACGCGCCGCGATCCGAAAGGCGTGCGCGCCGATATCGATCGTTTCCTGGCGCTGTTTCCCGTCCTCGGCGAACGCTACGCGCAGGCGGCCGGCACGCTTTCGGGCGGCGAACAGCAGATGCTCGCCATCTCGCGCTCGTTGATGTCGCGTCCGAAACTGCTGCTGCTCGACGAACCCTCGCTGGGGCTTGCGCCGCGCATCGTCGCACAGATCTTCGATTTCATCGGGCAGTTGAAGGCCGAAGGGCTGACACTTCTGGTGGTCGAACAGAACGCCACGCAGGCCTTGCGCTTCGCCGACCGCGTCTACGTCGTGAGTTCGGGCGCGCTGCGTTATGACGGGCCGCCGGCAAGACTTGCCGACGAGCACGGTCTGCTCAACCTCTATCTCGGCGGGTAG
- a CDS encoding branched-chain amino acid ABC transporter permease, which produces MDYALQQLLNALAFGAEYSLVALGLAVVFSIMGLVNFAHGEIIGVSAYSVFLAAALGLTSPIVAVLLAVTAAALAAVAFERVAFRPVRYAPTTTGLLTAFGVSIVVQNLFMLLISPKPQSVSILNGLNQMWFFGPFAVSSLQVMELVVSGLTILALVLFLNKSTLGLAIRAASRDFATVRLMGIRANRVIATAFAISGALAGIAAVFILARRGSVSPDLGFGLVLKAFVACVIGGFGSLAGAAAGGMLLGFIEVGLLVALPQEYGGFKDALTYVIIVTLLVYRPEGLLGQRVELGDKEI; this is translated from the coding sequence ATGGATTACGCCCTGCAACAGCTTCTGAACGCGCTGGCCTTCGGTGCGGAATATTCCCTGGTGGCGCTCGGCCTCGCCGTCGTCTTTTCGATCATGGGCCTCGTCAACTTCGCCCATGGCGAGATCATCGGGGTGTCGGCCTACAGCGTGTTCCTGGCGGCGGCGCTTGGCCTGACCTCGCCAATCGTCGCGGTGCTGCTGGCGGTGACTGCTGCCGCACTTGCCGCCGTGGCATTCGAACGCGTGGCCTTCCGTCCTGTGCGCTATGCACCGACGACCACCGGCCTGCTGACGGCTTTCGGCGTCTCGATCGTGGTGCAGAACCTGTTCATGCTGCTGATCTCGCCGAAGCCGCAATCGGTCTCGATCCTCAACGGCCTCAACCAGATGTGGTTTTTCGGGCCGTTCGCGGTGTCGTCGCTGCAGGTCATGGAACTGGTCGTCTCTGGCCTCACCATCCTTGCGCTGGTGCTCTTCCTCAACAAGTCGACCCTCGGCCTCGCCATTCGCGCGGCGTCACGCGACTTCGCCACGGTCCGGTTGATGGGCATCCGCGCCAACCGCGTGATCGCGACGGCCTTTGCTATTTCGGGCGCGCTCGCCGGCATCGCCGCCGTGTTCATCCTGGCGCGGCGCGGCTCGGTCTCGCCGGATCTCGGTTTCGGCCTCGTGCTCAAGGCCTTCGTGGCCTGCGTCATCGGTGGCTTCGGCTCACTGGCAGGCGCTGCCGCAGGCGGTATGCTGCTCGGCTTCATCGAGGTTGGCCTGCTGGTGGCACTGCCGCAGGAGTATGGAGGCTTCAAGGACGCGCTCACCTACGTCATCATCGTCACGCTTCTCGTCTACCGGCCCGAGGGCCTGCTTGGACAGCGGGTCGAACTGGGCGACAAGGAGATCTGA
- a CDS encoding branched-chain amino acid ABC transporter permease, which yields MSESAEIIAARPSGAATRAGNGRLGRSLAGGLVTALPVIVIGLAILAFAPAYYTHLALAAFVNLIVVVGLQVFMGNSNIANLGHSAFVGIGAYGVAVLSTPLAMKQLSIPNAPFGLAFVELNPFVAALLALCVVAIIAAVSGKIISRLSGVAATIVSLALLIIVHSVFLNWTDLFKGNQAFFGIPKVINLPAMLVASVAVIVIARLFKDSRWGLQLRASAQSPQAAAAFGIDARRLRLMAWVLSALICGLAGVLFAYFAGTISPKLFYFQQIFMTLAMLILGGMATVTGAVTGVIVLSVGLEFIRSIESGVTIAGIQLPQLLGLSGVALGVVIVLCMAFRPGGISGRLELDEQLSRLLRRNAR from the coding sequence GTGAGCGAAAGCGCAGAGATCATCGCCGCCCGCCCATCAGGTGCCGCGACGCGCGCGGGCAACGGCAGGCTCGGCCGCTCATTGGCCGGTGGGCTCGTCACCGCGCTGCCGGTCATCGTGATCGGCCTCGCCATCCTCGCCTTCGCCCCAGCTTACTACACACATCTGGCGCTGGCGGCCTTCGTCAACCTGATCGTCGTCGTCGGCCTGCAGGTGTTCATGGGCAACAGCAACATCGCCAATCTCGGCCACAGTGCCTTCGTCGGCATCGGCGCCTACGGCGTGGCGGTGCTGTCGACGCCGCTGGCGATGAAGCAACTGTCCATCCCCAACGCACCGTTCGGGCTTGCCTTCGTCGAACTCAATCCATTCGTTGCCGCGCTGCTGGCCTTGTGTGTCGTCGCTATCATCGCCGCCGTCAGCGGCAAGATCATAAGCCGGCTCTCGGGCGTTGCTGCCACCATCGTCAGCCTGGCGCTGCTCATCATCGTGCATTCGGTGTTCCTGAACTGGACAGACCTGTTCAAGGGCAACCAGGCTTTCTTCGGCATCCCGAAGGTGATCAACCTGCCGGCGATGCTGGTCGCCTCAGTGGCCGTGATCGTCATCGCGCGGCTTTTCAAGGACAGCCGCTGGGGTTTGCAGCTTCGCGCCAGCGCCCAGAGCCCGCAGGCGGCTGCGGCTTTCGGCATCGACGCCAGGCGCCTGCGGTTGATGGCCTGGGTGCTCTCCGCGCTGATCTGCGGGCTGGCCGGCGTGCTCTTTGCCTATTTCGCCGGCACGATCAGCCCGAAGCTGTTCTACTTCCAGCAGATCTTCATGACGCTCGCCATGCTGATCCTTGGCGGCATGGCGACGGTGACGGGTGCCGTCACCGGCGTGATCGTGCTCTCGGTCGGGCTCGAATTCATCCGCAGCATCGAATCCGGCGTGACGATCGCCGGCATCCAGCTGCCGCAGCTGCTCGGCCTGTCCGGCGTGGCGCTCGGGGTCGTCATCGTGCTGTGCATGGCTTTCCGGCCAGGCGGCATCAGCGGACGGCTTGAACTCGATGAGCAGCTTTCCAGGCTTTTGCGACGCAACGCCCGCTAG
- a CDS encoding glutamine synthetase family protein, whose protein sequence is MEFQDKVTEYGPKLEALQQKLALDGVEFIQVHTVDTSGAFRSKITPLKLSTYGEAINAILYCVAHGDGQPMGDVAFASPTANEENGFPNIKGIIDPTTVVQHGWKPEYASAITFSYMLDGSPCPYDPRGVLARVEQRAAALGYEPRFALEYEFGIFHADHDLMRAGRYRELKPWGHSLTNYDLVRSGEYQDFAAELIRRMKSIGIGIASLVTEYGFGMYEYALTPKTALQAADDAMRAKLHLRELCAERGLVATFMTRFQPPGKESACGAHHHVSLWKDDKPAFAAGPNKLTPVAEKFLAGVLNRMQETHLLFRPTVNSYRRFDRGAWSPEDVAWGFENRTAPIRAITTPNDGACRFEHRAPGADINPYLSIAAILAAGCEGIEKDLPLEAPVGGDLATLDKPKLPRTLNASIEAFASSDFCAEAFGEAFRDNYAESRRAEQAAFEAWQASHITDFEWQRYFIN, encoded by the coding sequence GTGGAGTTTCAGGACAAGGTCACCGAGTACGGGCCGAAGCTGGAGGCATTGCAGCAGAAGCTGGCATTGGACGGTGTCGAATTCATTCAGGTGCATACGGTCGACACGTCGGGCGCGTTCCGCTCGAAGATCACCCCGCTCAAACTCTCCACCTACGGCGAAGCGATCAACGCCATTCTCTATTGCGTCGCGCATGGCGACGGCCAGCCGATGGGGGATGTCGCCTTCGCTTCGCCGACCGCGAATGAAGAAAACGGCTTTCCCAACATCAAGGGCATCATCGATCCGACCACCGTCGTCCAGCACGGCTGGAAGCCGGAATATGCCTCGGCGATCACCTTTTCCTACATGCTCGATGGTTCGCCCTGCCCCTACGATCCGCGCGGCGTTCTCGCCCGTGTGGAGCAGCGGGCGGCGGCACTCGGCTACGAGCCGCGCTTCGCGCTCGAATACGAGTTCGGCATCTTCCATGCCGATCACGACCTGATGCGCGCCGGCCGTTACCGCGAGCTGAAGCCGTGGGGCCACTCGCTGACCAACTACGATCTGGTGCGCAGCGGCGAATACCAGGACTTCGCCGCCGAACTGATCCGGCGCATGAAGAGCATCGGCATCGGCATTGCCTCGCTGGTCACCGAATATGGCTTCGGCATGTATGAATATGCGCTGACGCCGAAGACGGCGCTGCAGGCGGCAGACGATGCGATGCGGGCCAAGCTGCACCTGCGCGAGCTCTGCGCCGAGCGCGGGCTGGTCGCCACCTTCATGACCCGCTTCCAGCCGCCCGGCAAGGAAAGTGCCTGCGGCGCGCATCACCACGTCAGCCTGTGGAAGGACGACAAGCCGGCCTTCGCCGCCGGACCCAACAAACTGACGCCAGTAGCCGAAAAATTCCTGGCCGGTGTGCTCAACCGCATGCAGGAAACCCATCTCCTGTTCCGGCCGACGGTCAACTCATACCGCCGTTTCGACCGCGGAGCCTGGTCGCCGGAAGACGTTGCCTGGGGTTTCGAAAACCGGACGGCGCCGATCCGCGCCATCACGACACCCAATGATGGCGCCTGCCGGTTCGAACACCGGGCGCCGGGTGCCGACATCAATCCTTATCTTTCGATCGCCGCCATCCTCGCAGCCGGTTGCGAAGGCATCGAGAAGGACCTGCCTCTGGAAGCGCCGGTGGGCGGCGACCTTGCCACGCTGGACAAGCCCAAGCTGCCGCGGACACTGAACGCTTCGATCGAAGCCTTCGCGAGTTCCGACTTCTGCGCCGAGGCTTTCGGCGAAGCCTTCCGCGACAATTACGCGGAAAGCCGCCGCGCCGAGCAGGCCGCCTTCGAGGCCTGGCAGGCATCGCACATCACCGATTTCGAATGGCAGCGCTACTTCATCAACTGA
- a CDS encoding NCS2 family permease, with the protein MLEKYFELKELGTSVRIEVIAGLTTFLTMSYIIFVNPEILSTTGMDKSSVFVATCLAAALGSLIMALVAKWPIGMAPGMGLNAFFAFGVVGAMGFTWQQALGAVFISGVIFLILTVTGIRSWLIAGIPHSMRSAIAAGIGMFLAIIALKSSGIVIASEATFVTLGHLTTTGPLLAILGFFIIASLDGLKVPGAILIGILAITILSWILGVSQFQGIVSMPPSIAPTFLQLDIVGAMHTGLVHVILVFVLVEVFDATGTLIGVAKRARLIEEGKPNRLGRALLADSSAIVAGSLLGTSSTTAYVESASGVQAGGRSGLTALVIAVLFLAALFISPLAASVPVYATAPALLYVACLMMRELIEVDWTEITEAAPAALTALMMPFTYSIANGLAFGFISYAVLKTATGRFREVHLATWLVAILFVIRFAFVE; encoded by the coding sequence ATGCTCGAGAAGTATTTCGAACTGAAGGAACTGGGGACGTCGGTGCGGATCGAAGTGATCGCCGGCCTCACCACCTTCCTGACCATGTCCTACATCATCTTCGTCAACCCGGAGATCCTTTCGACGACGGGCATGGACAAGAGCTCCGTGTTCGTTGCCACCTGTCTGGCAGCAGCACTCGGCTCGCTGATCATGGCGCTGGTGGCCAAATGGCCGATCGGCATGGCGCCGGGCATGGGCCTCAACGCCTTCTTCGCCTTCGGCGTCGTCGGCGCCATGGGCTTCACCTGGCAGCAGGCACTGGGCGCCGTCTTCATCTCGGGCGTCATCTTCCTGATCCTGACCGTGACCGGCATCCGCAGCTGGCTGATCGCAGGCATTCCACATTCGATGCGCAGCGCCATCGCTGCCGGTATCGGCATGTTCCTGGCCATCATCGCCCTGAAAAGCTCCGGCATCGTCATCGCCAGTGAAGCGACTTTCGTCACGCTTGGCCATCTGACCACGACCGGCCCGCTGCTCGCCATTCTCGGCTTCTTCATCATCGCGTCGCTGGACGGCCTCAAGGTGCCCGGCGCCATCCTGATCGGCATCCTGGCCATTACCATCCTGTCCTGGATCCTCGGCGTCAGCCAGTTCCAGGGCATTGTCTCGATGCCGCCGTCGATCGCGCCGACCTTCCTGCAGCTCGACATCGTCGGCGCCATGCACACCGGCCTCGTCCACGTCATCCTGGTGTTCGTGCTGGTCGAAGTGTTCGACGCCACCGGCACGTTGATCGGCGTGGCCAAGCGCGCGCGCCTGATCGAGGAAGGCAAGCCGAACCGCCTCGGCCGCGCCCTGCTGGCGGACAGCAGCGCGATCGTTGCCGGCTCGCTGCTCGGCACCTCTTCGACCACCGCCTATGTGGAAAGCGCTTCCGGCGTGCAGGCCGGCGGCCGCAGCGGCCTGACCGCCCTGGTCATCGCCGTGCTGTTCCTGGCTGCACTCTTCATCTCGCCGCTTGCCGCCTCGGTTCCGGTCTATGCGACCGCTCCGGCGCTACTCTATGTCGCCTGCCTGATGATGCGCGAACTGATCGAAGTCGACTGGACCGAGATCACCGAAGCAGCACCGGCCGCGCTGACCGCGCTGATGATGCCGTTCACCTATTCGATCGCCAACGGTCTCGCCTTCGGCTTCATCAGCTATGCCGTGCTGAAGACGGCCACCGGCCGGTTCCGCGAGGTGCATCTGGCGACCTGGCTGGTGGCGATCCTGTTCGTCATTCGCTTCGCCTTCGTCGAATAG
- a CDS encoding F0F1 ATP synthase subunit A, with protein sequence MASPLKQFEIKPIVTFGEIAGQEIAFTNSAAYMVAATVLGGLFLFGATLRRELVPSRIQSSAELLYEFVAKTLRDNAGEAGMRFFPLVFSLFMFVLMANLLGMLPFAFTVTSHIIVTFALAMLVFLTVTFYGLWAHGLRFFRLFLPKGVPLMLAPLIVPIEIVSYLSRPVSHSVRLFAVMLAGHITLKVFAGFVVSLASLGAVGIAAAILPLFMTVALTALELLMSLIQAYIFTMLTCMYLADALHPEH encoded by the coding sequence GTGGCCAGTCCGCTAAAGCAGTTCGAGATCAAGCCGATCGTGACTTTCGGCGAGATCGCCGGGCAGGAGATCGCCTTCACCAATTCCGCCGCCTACATGGTCGCCGCCACGGTTCTGGGCGGCCTGTTCCTGTTTGGCGCCACGCTGCGGCGTGAGCTTGTGCCGTCGCGCATCCAGTCGAGCGCCGAGCTGCTCTACGAGTTCGTGGCCAAGACCCTGCGCGACAATGCCGGCGAGGCGGGCATGCGGTTCTTCCCGCTGGTGTTCTCACTGTTCATGTTCGTGCTGATGGCCAATCTTCTCGGCATGCTGCCCTTTGCCTTCACGGTCACCAGCCACATCATCGTCACCTTCGCGCTTGCGATGCTGGTGTTCCTGACGGTGACATTCTACGGGCTATGGGCGCATGGCCTGCGCTTCTTCCGGCTGTTCCTGCCGAAGGGCGTTCCGCTGATGCTGGCACCACTCATCGTGCCGATCGAAATCGTCTCCTATCTGTCGCGGCCGGTCAGCCATTCGGTCCGCCTGTTCGCGGTCATGCTCGCCGGCCACATCACGCTGAAGGTCTTCGCCGGTTTCGTCGTCAGCCTGGCAAGCCTCGGCGCGGTCGGCATCGCCGCCGCCATCCTGCCCTTGTTCATGACGGTTGCGCTGACGGCGCTCGAACTGCTGATGTCGCTCATCCAGGCCTATATCTTCACCATGCTGACCTGCATGTATCTGGCCGACGCGTTGCATCCTGAACACTGA
- a CDS encoding hybrid sensor histidine kinase/response regulator, giving the protein MQEDKIQEALIEHLYRNAYGVVISNVTISLGIIYVLYGSVPTDWLVPWAVAVYALIAARVLAARRFWKHPRTPASLRGWAWTAAGFSWVSGLLWGSLTWIGYIPDQPHLFAFIVAILAGLVSGTIPSMSAFPPALIGSILATTLPVAARFTTMPGAVGDAYLFLLACLIAINIYYGRIAYRMLHEMIRLRLENVGLIGHLQEERDRAQTADRAKTRFLAAASHDLRQPIHALGLLISTLSVLGRRGDVPSGEARSLASSAKAIVGNLSSLLNALLDISKLDAGVVTVTREDVDLGELFRNLRDEFAASARAKGLNWRVMDTSVHVDTDPMMLKRILDNLLTNAFRYTSTGSVLLGCRRRGVMVEIQVWDSGLGVPEDQKAAIFEEFVQLNNPARDKAQGLGLGLAIVRRTAELLGHSLKLVSTPGRGSMFSVMLPSAHGAAPVLPVNSATRVETAASLMIVDDERDVLDAMVGLLALEGHRIYAGQSAAEVEAAHGKAARMGPAPVDLIVADYRLKDNATGVEAIKSLSAYLGRMVPGIVVTGDTSPSRIREATASGFRILHKPVSGDDLREAIAAALSGQENSAASGGRRGGRSSSK; this is encoded by the coding sequence ATGCAGGAAGACAAGATCCAGGAAGCCCTGATCGAGCACCTCTATCGCAATGCCTATGGCGTGGTGATTTCGAATGTCACGATCTCGCTCGGCATCATCTATGTGCTTTACGGTTCTGTGCCGACTGACTGGCTCGTGCCCTGGGCCGTCGCCGTCTATGCGTTGATCGCGGCGCGCGTCCTGGCGGCACGACGGTTCTGGAAGCATCCCAGAACGCCGGCGTCCCTGCGCGGATGGGCCTGGACGGCTGCCGGCTTTTCGTGGGTTTCGGGCCTGCTGTGGGGCTCGCTCACCTGGATCGGCTATATTCCCGATCAGCCACACCTGTTTGCCTTCATTGTCGCCATTCTTGCCGGTCTGGTCAGCGGCACCATCCCGTCCATGTCGGCCTTCCCGCCAGCGCTGATCGGTTCGATCCTGGCGACAACGCTGCCGGTCGCCGCCCGCTTCACGACGATGCCGGGTGCCGTTGGCGATGCCTATCTTTTCCTGCTCGCCTGCCTGATCGCCATCAACATCTACTATGGCCGCATCGCTTATCGCATGCTGCATGAGATGATCCGGCTGCGCCTGGAAAATGTCGGGCTGATCGGGCACCTGCAGGAGGAACGGGACCGCGCGCAGACCGCGGACCGCGCCAAGACGCGGTTCCTTGCAGCCGCTTCCCATGACCTGCGCCAGCCGATCCACGCGCTCGGGTTGCTGATCTCGACCCTGTCGGTGCTCGGTCGCCGGGGCGACGTGCCATCCGGCGAAGCGCGCAGCCTGGCCAGTTCGGCCAAGGCGATCGTCGGCAATCTGAGCAGCCTGCTCAATGCGCTTCTCGACATCTCGAAACTCGATGCCGGTGTCGTCACCGTTACCAGGGAAGATGTCGATCTTGGCGAACTCTTCCGCAACCTGCGCGATGAGTTCGCCGCTAGCGCTCGGGCGAAAGGTCTGAACTGGCGCGTGATGGATACGTCTGTCCATGTCGATACCGATCCGATGATGCTGAAGCGGATCCTCGACAATCTTCTCACCAACGCCTTCCGTTACACCAGCACCGGCAGCGTGCTGCTCGGTTGCCGTCGACGTGGAGTGATGGTGGAAATCCAGGTCTGGGACAGCGGCCTTGGCGTACCGGAAGATCAGAAGGCGGCGATCTTCGAGGAGTTCGTCCAGCTGAACAATCCTGCACGTGACAAGGCGCAGGGTCTCGGCCTTGGCCTGGCGATCGTGCGCAGGACCGCCGAATTGCTGGGGCATTCGCTCAAACTCGTCTCGACGCCAGGTCGTGGCTCGATGTTCTCGGTGATGCTGCCTTCCGCCCATGGTGCGGCGCCTGTCCTTCCGGTCAACAGCGCGACGCGGGTTGAGACGGCGGCGAGCCTGATGATCGTCGATGACGAGCGGGACGTGCTCGATGCCATGGTGGGCTTGCTCGCGCTGGAGGGGCACCGGATCTATGCCGGGCAATCCGCCGCGGAGGTCGAGGCCGCTCACGGCAAAGCCGCCAGGATGGGGCCAGCACCCGTTGACCTGATCGTCGCCGACTACCGCCTGAAGGACAACGCCACCGGGGTCGAGGCGATCAAGTCGCTGTCGGCATATCTCGGCCGCATGGTGCCGGGCATCGTGGTGACGGGCGATACGTCGCCGTCACGTATCCGGGAGGCAACGGCCAGCGGCTTCCGCATCCTGCACAAACCGGTCAGCGGCGACGATCTCAGGGAAGCCATCGCTGCCGCGCTTTCGGGACAAGAGAACTCCGCCGCTTCAGGCGGAAGACGCGGCGGGCGATCGTCCAGCAAATAG
- a CDS encoding response regulator transcription factor, protein MHRPLTAILADDHAIMREGVKLLIGAMENVSVVAEAAEGETLLKRVRDTRADLLVLDLGMPGVSGVPFIAEIRELAPRLQIIVLTANIEPRTVRLALEFGANAYLTKDGDPEELGAAIEAMRHGETYLAQTVRFAVSEPDRRSRAPDPQEIISPVPLTQRERQILLLVAQGMTARETAERLGISQATARKHRENLMRKLDLHNIAELTAYAVRLGLPTG, encoded by the coding sequence ATGCATCGCCCGCTGACCGCCATCCTCGCCGACGACCACGCCATCATGCGCGAAGGCGTCAAGCTGCTCATCGGCGCGATGGAGAACGTGTCGGTGGTGGCGGAAGCAGCGGAAGGGGAGACGCTGCTCAAACGCGTACGCGACACCAGGGCCGACCTGCTCGTCCTCGATCTCGGCATGCCCGGCGTTTCGGGCGTGCCGTTCATCGCCGAGATCAGGGAGCTGGCGCCTCGACTGCAGATCATCGTGCTGACCGCCAACATCGAGCCGCGAACGGTACGGCTGGCGCTGGAATTCGGGGCGAACGCCTACCTCACCAAGGACGGCGATCCTGAAGAACTCGGCGCGGCGATCGAGGCGATGCGACACGGCGAAACCTATCTTGCGCAAACGGTACGTTTCGCGGTCAGCGAGCCGGACAGGAGAAGCCGGGCACCCGATCCGCAGGAGATCATTTCGCCGGTGCCTTTGACCCAGCGGGAACGCCAGATCCTGCTGCTGGTGGCGCAAGGCATGACCGCGCGCGAAACGGCCGAACGGCTCGGCATCAGCCAGGCCACCGCCCGCAAGCATCGTGAAAACCTGATGCGGAAGCTCGACCTCCACAACATTGCCGAACTCACCGCCTATGCGGTTCGGCTGGGATTGCCTACCGGCTGA